Proteins co-encoded in one Malus domestica chromosome 09, GDT2T_hap1 genomic window:
- the LOC103444233 gene encoding GDSL esterase/lipase At5g37690-like encodes MWMALATTIFTTMLAVASLAASTVTFVFGDSLTEVGNNNYLSYSLAKSNYPWYGVDYAGGRATGRFTNGRTIGDIISKKLGIPSPPPYLSLAQNDDALLKGVNYASGGAGILNDTGLYFIQRMSFDDQIQKFNKTKEAIKAKIGAEAAAKLCSEAIYFIGIGSNDYVNNYLQPFLADSQQYTYDEFVELLIGTLEGQLKRLYQLGARKMMFHGLGPLGCIPSQRVKSKKGQCLKRVNEWVLEFNSKVQKLIASLNRQLPQANLSFADTYGDVYDLIQNPTAYGFKVSNTSCCNVDTSIGGLCLPNSKLCPNRKDYVFWDAFHPSDAANEVLADKLFSRLFSAIPPSAPTPTPTPTPSP; translated from the exons ATGTGGATGGCTTTAGCTACCACCATTTTCACAACCATGTTAGCCGTCGCTTCATTGGCAGCATCTACCGTGACCTTCGTTTTCGGTGACTCCTTGACAGAAGTAGGGAACAACAACTATCTGTCGTATTCTCTTGCAAAGTCAAATTATCCTTGGTATGGTGTCGATTATGCCGGTGGTCGAGCTACTGGGAGGTTCACTAATGGAAGAACCATTGGCGACATAATAT CCAAAAAGCTTGGGATTCCATCACCACCACCTTATCTATCCTTGGCACAGAATGATGATGCACTGCTTAAAGGGGTTAATTATGCATCTGGTGGAGCAGGAATACTCAATGACACCGGACTCTATTTT ATTCAGAGAATGTCGTTTGATGATCAAATACAAAAATTCAACAAGACAAAGGAAGCCATCAAGGCTAAGATTGGGGCAGAGGCTGCAGCCAAGCTTTGCAGTGAAGCCATCTACTTCATTGGAATTG GCAGCAATGATTATGTCAACAATTACCTGCAACCCTTTTTAGCTGATAGTCAGCAGTACACTTACGATGAATTTGTGGAATTATTGATCGGCACCTTAGAGGGACAACTTAAG AGGCTCTACCAACTGGGTGCCCGAAAGATGATGTTCCATGGTCTCGGGCCACTTGGCTGCATTCCTTCTCAGAGGGTGAAATCAAAGAAAGGCCAGTGCTTGAAAAGAGTAAACGAGTGGGTGCTAGAATTCAACTCCAAAGTACAAAAGCTCATTGCCTCTCTTAACAGGCAACTCCCACAGGCAAATCTCTCATTTGCAGACACGTATGGAGACGTCTACGACTTAATCCAAAACCCTACCGCTTATG GGTTTAAGGTTTCGAACACTTCGTGTTGCAATGTGGACACAAGCATTGGGGGGCTATGCTTGCCTAATTCAAAGCTATGCCCCAACCGGAAAGACTACGTATTCTGGGATGCATTCCACCCATCCGACGCAGCCAATGAGGTTCTCGCAGACAAACTCTTCTCGAGGCTATTTTCCGCGATTCCTCCTAGTGCACCAACACCAACACCAACACCAACACCTTCACCCTAG